The window CTTTAAACCCTAAGAATGTTTCAAACGGAATATCATGTCCATCTTTACGCATTTTAGTACCACAATGTGGGCAATTAGCATCAGGTAAGTCAAATCCTGATTCAGCATTTGCTAAAATATCTTGGAATGCTTCTTCTTCTGCACGAATCCCATAACGACTTTTTTCATCTTCATTCATTTTAAAGGCTGCAAATAAGCAATTTGGACAACGGTAATGCGGAGATAGTGGATTAACTTCTGTAATATCCATTAACGTTGCAACAAATGAAGATCCGACTGATCCTCGTGATCCAACTAGATAACCATCATCGAGTGATTTTTTAACTAACATGTGCGAAATATAATAAATAACAGCGAATCCATTCCCAATAATACTATTTAGCTCTTTTTCTAAACGATCAAGCACGTATTGTGGAAGTTCTTTTCCATACCACTCGTAAGCACGTTCATAACACATCTCACGTAAGCGATCTTTAATACTTGGAATTCCTTTATCCTTCAAGAAATCATCAGCTGGCGTAAATAACTCATCTTTAATCGCCTTAATCATTTCGCACTGATCCGCAATTTGATTCGGATTGGTCACAATGATTTCTTTTTGTTTTTCTTCACTTAAGAAATGAAAATCTTTATACATTTCGTCTGTCGTTCTAAAATGCATACTAGGAATCGACTTAATATCTGGATGATTTAATGGATGGCGTCCACCTCCTATTGATGGCGTACGTGTATAAATCTGACGATATATTTTATCTTCACGATTTAAGTGATGAACATCTCCTGTGGCACAGACGGGGATATTTAATTCTTCTCCTACCTTGATAATTCGCTCGATTGTTTGAAGAATATATCCTGCCATCTCTTTAGAGTTTAAATCAATTAAATGAGAGTAAACCTCTGGGGGTTGAACTTCTAAATAATCATAGAACTTAGCTTTTTCTTTTAACTCCTCGTATGATTTATTTAGTGCGGTTTCAAAAACCTCTCCGTTGACACAACTACTTCCAATTAATAAGCCTTCTCGATGAGCTTCTAAGTAGCTACGTCTAATTCGAGGTTGACCATATAAATCATTCGTCATCGATTGAGAAACGACTTTGAATAGGTTCTTAAATCCTACATCGTTTTTCGCTAAAATCGTGACATGCGTTGAATAATCAAGTTTAAACGATGTCTTTTCATCGACTAATTGATTAATTTCATCATGCTGCTTAATTCCTAGCTTCATCATATCCTTTAATAATAAAATAAAAGCTTGCCCCGTTGCACGAGCATCATAAATGGCACGGTGATGTTGTGTTAAGTCAACTTTAAAGAATTTTGATAAAGCTTTTAAGTTAAATCGTTTCATTTTGCGTTTGAATTTTTCATCAATGGTTGCGTCTGTTGCGTAGTTCCAATACACCCCAAACTCATGATGATACATGACACGTGCAGCAGCTAATGTATCAATGACTGGATTTGTGCATTCTCCTAAATTAAATCTTTTATACGTTGCATGTAGATGCCCCATGTCAAATGATGCATTATGAGCAACTAAAATACAGTCTTCTGACCATTCCTTAAATCGTCTCATGACATCTTCAAGTTCTGGCGCCTGATCGACATCACTTTGTAAAATGTGTGTCAGTTCAATCGTTTTTAAAGATAATTTACGATGAGGATTGGCGAAATCTGAAAATTCATCAATAATTGCACCGTTTTTAATTTTAACGGCTGCAATCTCAATAATCACATCATAATTTGTTGAAAATCCTGTTGTTTCGACGTCATAGACAACATAAGTGGCTTCGTTTAAATTGATTGGCTGTTCAGCCCAAGCGATTTTTGGCAGATCTTCAACTAAATTTCCTTCAAGTCCATAAATCACTTTAATATCATTTTTCTTTGCCGCATGATAAGCATCCGGAATGGCTTGCACCACCCCATGATCCGTTAACGCAATCGCCTTATGCCCCCACTGCGCTGCCTGCTTAATATAATCTGAAATATCTGTCACGGCGTCCATCGCACTCATTTTCGTATGCACATGAAGTTCAACACGTTTTTCATCATCTGGCGCTAAATCTTTTCGTGGTTCGGTTTTAGCATCGATCACTGTTGCTGAATTTACCATCATACTTAGTTCTTTTGAGAACGTATCAAATTGAATACGTCCACTTACACGAACCCAATTCCCTTTTTTCAAAATTTTAGGGACCATTTTTTTCGTTTCTGCTGATTTAGCAAACATTTTAATATAGATTGAGTCTGTATAATCCGTGAACTTAGCGGTAATAAGCATCATTTCACCATTTCGGACATCACGTGTTTCTGCGTCAAAGATATAACCTTCTAAAATACAACGACTCATTTCATCATCAATATCTTTACAATTCATTGGGGTTCCATTAATCGGGCCACCAATGGATGTTTCTGTGACTTCTGGTTCCTTACGTGAATAGCCCCCTCTACTTC of the Turicibacter sp. TJ11 genome contains:
- a CDS encoding PolC-type DNA polymerase III — protein: MQKQMQILLEQIQYPEHQLFLFEEKMIEKVDVFRQRQELLFHLTFDTPLVLAAFYEFYSRFDQTFGRIQTVNQASFTIRYLCRPTEEQILEYWPLMIEYLSRQDLLIRCLESFKATVVGEELQIAVKEEQYYQEIEQKYALKLQQTYERFGFPIKKVRPIYCEEALSDAEILTKRETELPPIVEVPKPVEPKPEPAKPSYRKEEGTYGGSRGGYSRKEPEVTETSIGGPINGTPMNCKDIDDEMSRCILEGYIFDAETRDVRNGEMMLITAKFTDYTDSIYIKMFAKSAETKKMVPKILKKGNWVRVSGRIQFDTFSKELSMMVNSATVIDAKTEPRKDLAPDDEKRVELHVHTKMSAMDAVTDISDYIKQAAQWGHKAIALTDHGVVQAIPDAYHAAKKNDIKVIYGLEGNLVEDLPKIAWAEQPINLNEATYVVYDVETTGFSTNYDVIIEIAAVKIKNGAIIDEFSDFANPHRKLSLKTIELTHILQSDVDQAPELEDVMRRFKEWSEDCILVAHNASFDMGHLHATYKRFNLGECTNPVIDTLAAARVMYHHEFGVYWNYATDATIDEKFKRKMKRFNLKALSKFFKVDLTQHHRAIYDARATGQAFILLLKDMMKLGIKQHDEINQLVDEKTSFKLDYSTHVTILAKNDVGFKNLFKVVSQSMTNDLYGQPRIRRSYLEAHREGLLIGSSCVNGEVFETALNKSYEELKEKAKFYDYLEVQPPEVYSHLIDLNSKEMAGYILQTIERIIKVGEELNIPVCATGDVHHLNREDKIYRQIYTRTPSIGGGRHPLNHPDIKSIPSMHFRTTDEMYKDFHFLSEEKQKEIIVTNPNQIADQCEMIKAIKDELFTPADDFLKDKGIPSIKDRLREMCYERAYEWYGKELPQYVLDRLEKELNSIIGNGFAVIYYISHMLVKKSLDDGYLVGSRGSVGSSFVATLMDITEVNPLSPHYRCPNCLFAAFKMNEDEKSRYGIRAEEEAFQDILANAESGFDLPDANCPHCGTKMRKDGHDIPFETFLGFKGDKVPDIDLNFSGEYQPIAHLYCREVFGDDFAFRAGTIGTVAEKTAFGYVRGYLEDTHREMRTAEIERLAKGCEGVRRTSGQHPGGIIVVPNYMDIYDVTPIQYPADDPTAEWRTTHFDFHSIHDNLLKLDILGHDDPTVIRYLQDISGIDPKDIPTDDPEVYKLFYSTESLGVTPEQIRSTTGSYGVPEFGTPFVRNMLEDTKPKTFAELVKISGLSHGTDVWLNNAADLVSGKYEKFGKIEFKNVIGCRDDIMVYLMYGGLEPALAFKIMEFVRKGMASKVPDGWKEFEEEMRKHNIPEWYIWSCGQIKYMFPKAHATAYVLMAIRIAWFKVHHPIYYYCAYFSKRADVFEIETMVKGPDAIRKRLDEIEEKGFEATPKEKNLVTILEIALEMTERGFYFQNFNIEESQAVDFKISEDKKSLIPPFTALDGLGENVARQIVAAREEEPFKTIKDVQVRGKVSKTLIEKLQLMNVFGDMELGNDKPTKAAVQPPSNQMTLF